The following are encoded together in the Balaenoptera acutorostrata chromosome 9, mBalAcu1.1, whole genome shotgun sequence genome:
- the LOC103014180 gene encoding glycine N-phenylacetyltransferase isoform X1 has product MIQVPAKMFHLQGPQLLQMLEKSLRKSLPESLKVYGTVFHMNQGNPFKLKALVDRWPDFNTVVIRPQEQEMADDFDHYTNSYQIYSKDLKNCQESLSTSDVINWKQHLQIQSSQSSLDEVIRNLATTKFVKVKQTQCILYMMSETARKLLPSLPETKNLPAGYGRPKAINQEMFKLSSLDPIHAAMVNKFWHFGGNERSQRFIERCIRTFPTFCLLGPEGTPVSWSLMDQTGEVRMGATLPEYRGQGLVSHMLFVHAHALDKLGFPVYNHTDRANKIVQKISHNLQHIPMPCDWNQWNCVPL; this is encoded by the exons ATG ATTCAGGTACCTGCCAAGATGTTCCACTTACAAGGTCCACAACTGCTGCAGATGTTAGAGAAATCCTTGAGGAAGAGCCTCCCTGAGTCCTTAAAG GTTTATGGGACTGTCTTCCACATGAACCAGGGAAACCCTTTCAAGCTAAAGGCCCTGGTGGACAGGTGGCCTGATTTCAATACAGTGGTTATCCGCCCTCAGGAGCAG GAGATGGCAGATGACTTTGATCACTACACCAACAGCTATCAAATCTATTCTAAGGACCTCAAGAACTGTCAAGAATCCCTTAGCACATCAGACGTCATCAACTGGAAACAACATTTGCAGATCCAAA GTTCACAGTCCAGTCTGGATGAGGTGATACGGAATCTTGCAACCACTAAATTCGTTAAGGTCAAGCAAACACAATGCATTCTCTATATGATGTCTGAGACAGCGAGGAAACTTCTTCCTTCCCTGCCGGAGACAAAGAACTTACCTGCTGGATATGGCAGACCCAAAGCCAT TAACCAAGAGATGTTTAAACTCTCATCCCTGGATCCTATCCATGCTGCCATGGTGAATAAATTCTGGCATTTCGGTGGCAATGAGAGGAGCCAGCGATTCATCGAGCGCTGTATCCGGACCTTCCCCACCTTCTGCCTGCTGGGGCCTGAGGGGACCCCTGTGTCCTGGTCCCTGATGGACCAGACAGGAGAGGTGCGGATGGGGGCCACCCTGCCTGAGTACCGGGGCCAGGGTCTCGTCTCCCATATGTTGTTTGTCCACGCCCACGCTCTGGACAAACTCGGCTTCCCCGTATATAACCATACAGACAGAGCCAACAAAATCGTACAGAAAATTAGTCACAATCTGCAACATATCCCCATGCCCTGTGATTGGAACCAGTGGAACTGTGTGCCTCTGTGA
- the LOC103014180 gene encoding glycine N-phenylacetyltransferase isoform X2 produces MFHLQGPQLLQMLEKSLRKSLPESLKVYGTVFHMNQGNPFKLKALVDRWPDFNTVVIRPQEQEMADDFDHYTNSYQIYSKDLKNCQESLSTSDVINWKQHLQIQSSQSSLDEVIRNLATTKFVKVKQTQCILYMMSETARKLLPSLPETKNLPAGYGRPKAINQEMFKLSSLDPIHAAMVNKFWHFGGNERSQRFIERCIRTFPTFCLLGPEGTPVSWSLMDQTGEVRMGATLPEYRGQGLVSHMLFVHAHALDKLGFPVYNHTDRANKIVQKISHNLQHIPMPCDWNQWNCVPL; encoded by the exons ATGTTCCACTTACAAGGTCCACAACTGCTGCAGATGTTAGAGAAATCCTTGAGGAAGAGCCTCCCTGAGTCCTTAAAG GTTTATGGGACTGTCTTCCACATGAACCAGGGAAACCCTTTCAAGCTAAAGGCCCTGGTGGACAGGTGGCCTGATTTCAATACAGTGGTTATCCGCCCTCAGGAGCAG GAGATGGCAGATGACTTTGATCACTACACCAACAGCTATCAAATCTATTCTAAGGACCTCAAGAACTGTCAAGAATCCCTTAGCACATCAGACGTCATCAACTGGAAACAACATTTGCAGATCCAAA GTTCACAGTCCAGTCTGGATGAGGTGATACGGAATCTTGCAACCACTAAATTCGTTAAGGTCAAGCAAACACAATGCATTCTCTATATGATGTCTGAGACAGCGAGGAAACTTCTTCCTTCCCTGCCGGAGACAAAGAACTTACCTGCTGGATATGGCAGACCCAAAGCCAT TAACCAAGAGATGTTTAAACTCTCATCCCTGGATCCTATCCATGCTGCCATGGTGAATAAATTCTGGCATTTCGGTGGCAATGAGAGGAGCCAGCGATTCATCGAGCGCTGTATCCGGACCTTCCCCACCTTCTGCCTGCTGGGGCCTGAGGGGACCCCTGTGTCCTGGTCCCTGATGGACCAGACAGGAGAGGTGCGGATGGGGGCCACCCTGCCTGAGTACCGGGGCCAGGGTCTCGTCTCCCATATGTTGTTTGTCCACGCCCACGCTCTGGACAAACTCGGCTTCCCCGTATATAACCATACAGACAGAGCCAACAAAATCGTACAGAAAATTAGTCACAATCTGCAACATATCCCCATGCCCTGTGATTGGAACCAGTGGAACTGTGTGCCTCTGTGA